In Clostridium sp., one DNA window encodes the following:
- a CDS encoding Cof-type HAD-IIB family hydrolase: MKYKLIAVDMDGTLLNDRKIITDYNIVRIRKAVELGVKFVLCSGRMPGGIRNYAEAIAKNEPIICCNGAVILDERGQIMYSSHISNKSMLEVVDILREKKDTYYHFYDEDTIYTEQFNSYMNEFYKFNRRLDRKFRSEIRIIVDTKKFIQQSGRYVNKLVVVDDDNDYLMELREKLEKVSGIEVTRSNVDNIEITNEGISKGYGLNILSGYYNIPLEECISVGNDENDISMIKISGVGAAVDNAVKTVKNCADYVTLKDNNNGAVGEIIDKFILN, encoded by the coding sequence GTGAAATATAAACTTATAGCTGTAGATATGGATGGAACTCTTTTGAATGATAGAAAAATTATAACGGATTACAATATTGTTAGAATAAGAAAAGCTGTAGAACTCGGTGTAAAGTTTGTGCTTTGTTCTGGAAGAATGCCGGGTGGTATTAGAAACTATGCTGAAGCTATAGCAAAAAATGAACCTATAATATGCTGCAATGGTGCTGTGATTTTGGATGAGAGAGGGCAGATTATGTATTCGAGCCATATAAGTAATAAAAGCATGCTTGAGGTTGTAGATATACTTAGAGAAAAGAAAGATACATACTATCATTTTTATGATGAAGACACTATTTATACTGAACAATTCAATAGTTATATGAATGAGTTCTATAAATTCAATAGAAGGTTGGACAGAAAATTCAGATCAGAGATAAGAATTATAGTTGACACAAAGAAATTTATACAACAATCAGGCAGATATGTTAATAAACTGGTTGTTGTTGACGACGACAATGATTATCTTATGGAACTTCGAGAGAAATTGGAAAAAGTATCGGGAATTGAAGTCACAAGATCAAATGTAGACAACATTGAAATAACAAACGAGGGAATATCGAAAGGATATGGTTTGAATATTTTGTCAGGATATTACAATATACCGCTGGAAGAGTGCATATCTGTTGGCAATGATGAAAATGATATAAGTATGATTAAAATTTCCGGAGTAGGTGCTGCAGTGGACAATGCCGTAAAAACCGTGAAAAACTGTGCCGATTATGTAACTTTGAAGGATAATAACAATGGAGCAGTAGGAGAAATTATAGATAAATTTATATTAAATTAA
- a CDS encoding DUF2975 domain-containing protein, with protein MSNKNHYGIAEFLYVILNVFFIGGTLGMIFIPGLFAKFASDKSIIRYIIFAEAECLLSLLIIYELKNIMGKITETKIFNLDNVKSFSRIGAYTFILGAIYMIGDIVNKNFHIIYAFNKDGSLKLDIFVFIIVGCTFLTISEVLRKAINIKDENDLTI; from the coding sequence ATGTCCAACAAAAACCATTATGGAATTGCAGAATTCCTATATGTAATACTCAACGTATTTTTTATAGGTGGAACACTGGGGATGATATTTATTCCGGGTCTCTTCGCAAAATTTGCATCTGATAAAAGTATCATCAGATATATAATTTTTGCAGAGGCTGAATGTTTATTAAGTCTGCTCATTATATATGAACTCAAGAATATAATGGGAAAAATTACAGAAACTAAAATTTTTAATTTAGATAATGTAAAAAGTTTTTCAAGAATCGGAGCATATACCTTTATACTCGGGGCGATATATATGATCGGCGATATAGTCAATAAAAATTTCCATATAATATATGCATTCAATAAGGACGGTTCGCTTAAATTGGATATTTTTGTATTTATAATAGTTGGATGTACTTTTCTCACTATTTCTGAAGTGCTGAGAAAAGCAATAAATATAAAAGATGAGAATGATCTTACTATCTAA
- a CDS encoding threonine/serine exporter family protein has protein sequence MDINHIINTAAFAGKILLESGAEIYRVEETITRICNSCGVAKVDTFATINVIIITAEDDYGQPVSIIKRVKRGNQNLEKVSQVNNISRHIKDKGYTIKDIENKLREINILKSYGLGINTLSSGGASAFFCLVFGGDMKDFAISFIIGCSIKLISTSLNYFQSNEFFINAICGAAVAFIALAANGLHLAIHTDIIIIGSIMVLVPGISITNAIRDTIAGDLMSGILGAMESLLVAVAIAVGTGIVIRLWIITGGIKL, from the coding sequence ATGGATATCAATCATATAATAAATACAGCAGCCTTTGCAGGGAAAATACTTCTGGAAAGCGGTGCTGAAATATACAGGGTTGAGGAAACTATAACCAGGATATGCAACTCCTGCGGGGTTGCAAAAGTGGATACTTTTGCAACCATAAATGTTATAATAATAACTGCTGAAGATGACTATGGCCAACCTGTATCCATCATAAAAAGGGTAAAGAGAGGAAATCAAAACCTGGAGAAGGTATCTCAGGTAAATAATATATCACGTCACATAAAGGATAAGGGCTATACAATCAAGGATATCGAAAACAAGCTCAGAGAAATAAACATACTTAAATCCTACGGCTTAGGAATAAATACTCTTTCTTCCGGAGGAGCTTCTGCATTTTTCTGTCTGGTATTTGGAGGAGATATGAAGGACTTTGCAATATCCTTTATAATAGGCTGTTCAATAAAATTGATATCCACCTCACTAAATTATTTTCAATCCAATGAATTTTTTATAAATGCAATCTGCGGTGCTGCCGTAGCATTCATAGCCCTTGCAGCTAACGGACTCCACCTTGCAATACATACGGATATTATAATAATCGGTTCTATAATGGTGCTTGTACCAGGAATTTCTATAACAAATGCAATAAGGGATACCATAGCAGGAGATCTGATGTCCGGAATTCTGGGTGCCATGGAATCGCTTCTGGTAGCTGTAGCCATTGCAGTCGGCACTGGAATTGTCATTAGATTGTGGATTATTACCGGAGGGATAAAGCTATGA
- a CDS encoding metal-sensitive transcriptional regulator, giving the protein MEEKLITKKDIQVRLRRIEGQIKGIEKMIECESCCKDILIQVAAVRAAINKVGGLMIQNYAKTCLLSEYGNESEEKKIEDLVSSLTMFLK; this is encoded by the coding sequence TTGGAAGAAAAGTTAATTACAAAAAAGGATATTCAAGTTAGACTCAGAAGAATAGAAGGACAGATAAAGGGAATTGAAAAGATGATTGAATGTGAAAGCTGCTGTAAAGATATACTCATACAGGTTGCTGCAGTGAGGGCGGCTATAAATAAAGTTGGAGGACTGATGATACAAAATTATGCCAAGACCTGTCTTTTATCCGAGTATGGCAATGAATCTGAAGAAAAAAAAATAGAGGATCTTGTTTCATCTCTTACCATGTTTCTAAAATGA
- the glyA gene encoding serine hydroxymethyltransferase, whose protein sequence is MDFSNLERTDKDIYKMIDEERNRQEDGIELIASENFTSQSVMEAMGSFLTNKYAEGYPGKRYYGGCYVVDKVEDLARDRMKKLFGAEHVNVQPHSGSQANMAVYMSVLKLGDTVMGMNLSHGGHLSHGSKVSFSGKLYNFVSYGVSKETETIDYDEMRRIALEYRPKMIVSGASAYPREIDFKKIREICDEVGAYMMVDIAHIAGLVAVGEHVSPVPYADFVTTTTHKTLRGPRGGAIICKEKYAKALDKTIFPGVQGGPLMHIIAAKAVCFGEALTDDYRKYIKQVVKNARVLAEELKNYGFRLVSGGTDNHLILIDLTNKNITGKEAEKLLENAGITVNKNAIPFDKLGPNVTSGIRIGTPAATTRGFKEEEMKKIAYFINYVVENRDKDLSGLRAEVKELCDKFPIYK, encoded by the coding sequence ATGGATTTTAGTAATCTTGAGAGAACTGATAAAGACATATACAAAATGATAGACGAGGAGAGGAACAGACAGGAAGATGGAATAGAGCTGATAGCTTCTGAAAATTTTACAAGCCAGTCGGTAATGGAAGCCATGGGTTCATTTCTTACTAATAAATATGCAGAGGGATATCCTGGGAAGAGATATTATGGTGGATGTTATGTTGTGGACAAGGTAGAGGATCTGGCAAGGGACAGAATGAAAAAGCTTTTTGGAGCTGAACACGTAAATGTGCAGCCTCACTCCGGATCACAGGCTAACATGGCAGTATATATGTCGGTGCTGAAGCTTGGAGATACTGTTATGGGGATGAATCTAAGCCACGGAGGTCATCTGAGTCATGGCAGTAAAGTGAGTTTCTCAGGAAAGTTATATAATTTTGTGTCATATGGCGTAAGCAAGGAGACTGAAACGATTGACTATGATGAGATGAGAAGAATTGCCCTTGAATACAGACCTAAGATGATAGTATCAGGAGCCAGTGCCTATCCAAGAGAAATTGACTTCAAGAAGATAAGAGAAATTTGTGATGAAGTAGGAGCTTATATGATGGTCGATATAGCTCATATTGCAGGATTGGTTGCAGTAGGTGAACATGTGTCACCAGTACCTTATGCGGATTTTGTAACTACTACTACCCATAAGACACTCAGGGGACCGAGGGGAGGAGCAATAATCTGCAAGGAGAAATATGCCAAAGCTCTTGACAAAACCATATTTCCTGGAGTGCAGGGAGGACCTCTGATGCATATAATTGCTGCTAAAGCAGTATGTTTTGGAGAAGCACTTACGGATGACTACAGAAAATACATAAAACAGGTAGTGAAAAATGCAAGGGTTCTGGCAGAAGAACTTAAAAACTACGGCTTCAGACTTGTAAGCGGTGGAACTGACAATCATTTGATACTGATTGATCTGACAAATAAAAATATTACAGGAAAAGAAGCTGAAAAACTTCTTGAAAATGCAGGAATCACAGTAAATAAAAATGCCATACCTTTTGACAAACTTGGACCGAATGTTACAAGTGGAATAAGAATAGGAACGCCAGCAGCAACTACAAGGGGATTTAAGGAAGAAGAGATGAAAAAGATTGCCTATTTCATCAATTATGTAGTTGAAAATAGAGATAAAGACCTGTCAGGCTTGAGGGCCGAAGTAAAGGAACTTTGCGACAAGTTTCCTATATATAAATAG
- a CDS encoding threonine/serine exporter family protein — MIINSIYALIATLCFAVLSNTRGKNLIFSSIGGGLSWFMYLFMNSYLNMSYILSYFFASLIGAIYSEIMARILKTPVTTFVIGAIIPLVPGGGMYNTMFETVQGNIDKSLETGIKTLAIAGTIAVGVFSVSSISKAYVLFRRKINIEKLKLLKNKSHIHDSK, encoded by the coding sequence ATGATTATAAATTCCATATACGCTTTAATTGCCACATTATGCTTTGCAGTGCTGTCAAATACACGAGGCAAGAATTTAATTTTTTCTTCTATAGGCGGCGGCCTAAGCTGGTTTATGTATTTATTTATGAACTCATATCTTAATATGTCCTATATACTTTCATATTTCTTTGCCTCATTAATCGGAGCCATATATTCTGAAATAATGGCCCGAATACTCAAAACGCCGGTTACCACCTTTGTAATAGGCGCCATAATACCCCTTGTTCCCGGGGGCGGTATGTACAATACAATGTTTGAAACAGTACAGGGAAACATAGACAAATCCCTTGAAACAGGAATAAAAACTCTCGCTATAGCAGGAACAATAGCCGTAGGTGTATTTTCTGTATCCTCTATATCAAAAGCTTATGTGCTGTTCAGAAGAAAAATAAATATTGAAAAACTCAAACTGCTAAAAAATAAATCCCATATACATGACTCCAAATAG